In Arachis hypogaea cultivar Tifrunner chromosome 2, arahy.Tifrunner.gnm2.J5K5, whole genome shotgun sequence, a genomic segment contains:
- the LOC112735147 gene encoding pectinesterase, whose product MSKLKQAFTQLTHSSTNNNKKKKLFLSLFATLLLVASVAAIVAGVNSHKNNTSSSSSSLALSHHSHTIIKSACSSTFYQDLCFSAVSSEPGVTNKVTSHKDVIELSLNVTCRTVEHNFFVIKKILEEREKILTHRERIALHDCLETIDESLDELHQAYEDIKLYPNSNKKTLYQHADDLNTLISAAITNQVTCLDGFSHDAADKKVRKALEEGQVHVEHMCSNALAMAKNMTDTDIANYEQKMMTTATANGGRKLMMMEEEEDEKGVKWPQWMSVGDRRLLQAATVEADVVVAADGSGNFKTVSEAVKAAPEKSSKRYVIKIKAGVYRENVEVPKKKTNIMFLGDGRTNTIITGSRNVKDGDTTFNSATVAVVGANFLARDITFQNTAGAAKHQAVALRVGGDLSAFYNCDILAYQDTLYVHNNRQFFVNCLIVGTVDFIFGNSAAVFQNCDIHARRPDPGQKNMVTAQGRVDPNQNTGIVIQKCRIGATTDLEPVKKSFPTYLGRPWKEYSRTVIMQSTISDVIQPVGWHEWNGDFALDTLVYREYQNTGPGAGTSARVNWKGYKVITNAAEAQAFTAGAFIGGSNWLGSTGFPFSLGL is encoded by the exons CTCTCCCACCACTCCCACACCATCATCAAAAGCGCTTGCAGCTCCACATTCTACCAAGACCTCTGTTTCTCCGCCGTCTCCTCCGAGCCTGGCGTGACAAACAAGGTCACTTCTCACAAAGATGTCATTGAATTGTCCCTCAACGTTACCTGTAGGACCGTCGAGCACAACTTCTTTGTTATCAAGAAGATTCTCGAGGAGCGGGAGAAGATCCTCACCCACAGGGAGAGGATCGCCCTCCACGACTGCCTCGAGACCATTGATGAGTCCCTTGACGAGCTCCATCAGGCCTACGAGGACATCAAGCTCTATCCTAACTCTAACAAGAAGACTCTCTACCAGCACGCCGATGATCTCAACACTCTTATCAGTGCCGCCATAACCAACCAG GTGACTTGCTTGGACGGTTTCTCGCACGACGCGGCGGACAAGAAAGTAAGGAAGGCTCTAGAAGAAGGTCAGGTACACGTGGAGCACATGTGCAGCAACGCATTGGCTATGGCGAAGAACATGACCGACACCGACATCGCAAACTACGAGCAGAAAATGATGACGACGGCGACAGCGAACGGAGGAAGGAAGTTGATGatgatggaggaagaagaagacgaGAAGGGAGTAAAGTGGCCGCAGTGGATGTCGGTTGGTGACAGGAGGCTGTTGCAGGCGGCGACGGTGGAGGCGGACGTTGTGGTGGCGGCGGACGGGAGCGGGAACTTCAAGACGGTGTCGGAGGCGGTGAAGGCGGCGCCGGAGAAGAGTAGCAAGAGGTATGTGATTAAGATAAAAGCTGGTGTATACAGAGAGAATGTTGAGGTGCCGAAGAAGAAGACGAATATAATGTTCTTGGGAGATGGAAGAACCAACACCATTATCACCGGAAGTAGAAACGTTAAAGATGGCGACACCACCTTCAACTCCGCCACCGTCG CCGTTGTGGGAGCAAACTTTCTTGCAAGAGACATAACCTTCCAAAACACAGCCGGAGCAGCAAAGCACCAAGCGGTGGCACTTCGAGTCGGTGGCGACCTCTCAGCCTTCTACAACTGCGATATCCTCGCCTACCAAGACACCTTATATGTCCACAACAACCGTCAATTCTTTGTCAATTGCCTCATCGTGGGCACCGTCGACTTTATCTTTGGTAATTCAGCCGCAGTTTTTCAAAACTGCGACATCCATGCCCGGCGCCCTGACCCTGGTCAGAAGAACATGGTCACGGCGCAGGGCAGGGTTGACCCTAACCAAAACACCGGAATTGTGATCCAAAAATGTAGGATTGGTGCCACCACGGATTTGGAGCCTGTGAAGAAGAGTTTCCCTACCTACCTTGGTAGGCCATGGAAGGAGTACTCTAGAACCGTGATCATGCAAAGCACCATAAGCGATGTGATTCAACCTGTTGGATGGCATGAGTGGAATGGAGACTTTGCATTGGACACTCTGGTTTATAGAGAGTACCAAAATACTGGGCCTGGGGCTGGTACTTCTGCTAGGGTTAACTGGAAGGGCTATAAGGTAATTACAAATGCTGCTGAGGCCCAGGCTTTTACAGCTGGGGCCTTCATTGGGGGTTCTAATTGGTTGGGCTCAACAggcttccctttctctcttgggttataa
- the LOC112735154 gene encoding uncharacterized protein isoform X1: MIARLSTKVLNICIASMCKAKQVVKAEAVIIDGVRLGVLPDVVTYNTLIDAYCCLDCVDTGYSVLNRMKEAGIPPDVISYNSLISGAAKKCLLSSALDLFDEMLRAGIHPDAWSYNILINCLFKLGKPDEANRIFMEMALSELHPCSATYNIMINGLCKNGYVNNAIMLFRNLQRHRFIPEVLTYNTLINGLSKARRTGTARRILREFKEAGYEPNCITYTTVMKCCFQCRQFDEALEILHEMRSKGYTFDGYAYCTVIAALIKIGRIEEADEIVRLMQHSGIQPDLVSYNTLINLYCRQGRLDDAMKLLGEIEKEGLECDQYTHTIIINGLCKAGNFLGAKQHLIYMNSLGFGYNLVAHNCILHGLGKAGHIDHAMKWFESMEVKDSFTYTIIVHNLCRARRFLCASKIMVLCLNSGFRILRATQRAVIDGLCSIGYTNEARKLKLKLRVIRLLYD, encoded by the coding sequence ATGATTGCGAGGTTATCAACTAAGGTATTGAACATTTGCATAGCATCAATGTGCAAAGCCAAGCAAGTAGTGAAAGCTGAAGCTGTGATAATCGACGGCGTAAGATTGGGCGTGCTCCCTGATGTGGTCACATACAACACTCTAATAGATGCGTATTGTTGTTTGGATTGCGTCGACACAGGCTATTCTGTTCTCAATCGAATGAAGGAGGCAGGGATACCCCCTGATGTTATTTCTTACAATTCTTTAATCTCTGGGGCTGCCAAGAAATGCTTGTTGTCGAGTGCCTTGGACTTGTTCGACGAAATGCTTCGAGCAGGTATACACCCTGATGCTTGGAGCTATAACattttgattaattgtttgtTCAAGCTTGGGAAACCAGATGAGGCGAATCGTATTTTTATGGAGATGGCGCTTAGTGAGCTGCATCCTTGTTCGGCTACATATAACATCATGATTAATGGGCTGTGTAAGAATGGATATGTTAACAATGCTATTATGTTGTTCAGGAACTTGCAACGGCACAGATTCATTCCTGAGGTGTTGACATACAACACACTTATTAATGGACTAAGCAAGGCTCGACGAACGGGGACAGCTAGGAGGATTCTTAGGGAGTTTAAGGAAGCAGGTTATGAACCTAACTGTATTACCTACACAACGGTTATGAAGTGTTGCTTCCAGTGTAGGCAGTTTGACGAAGCGTTAGAGATCTTGCATGAGATGAGGAGTAAAGGGTACACTTTCGATGGCTATGCATACTGCACAGTGATTGCTGCGCTGATAAAGATCGGGCGGATTGAAGAGGCAGATGAAATCGTCAGGCTGATGCAGCATAGTGGTATTCAACCAGATTTAGTGTCTTATAATACATTGATAAATCTTTACTGCAGACAAGGAAGATTAGATGATGCCATGAAATTACTTGGCGAGATAGAGAAAGAAGGTCTGGAATGCGATCAATATACACACACGATTATAATTAATGGATTGTGCAAGGCAGGCAACTTTTTAGGTGCAAAACAGCATTTGATTTACATGAACTCACTGGGGTTTGGTTACAATTTGGTTGCACATAACTGTATTCTTCATGGATTGGGTAAAGCAGGTCATATTGATCACGCAATGAAATGGTTCGAATCGATGGAAGTTAAAGACTCTTTCACGTATACCATCATAGTGCACAACCTTTGTAGGGCTAGAAGGTTCCTTTGTGCCTCCAAGATCATGGTTTTGTGTCTAAATTCTGGGTTTCGGATCTTAAGGGCTACTCAGAGAGCTGTTATTGATGGTCTTTGTAGTATAGGGTATACAAATGAAGCCAGGAAACTCAAGCTTAAACTACGAGTAATTCGACTATTATATGATTAA
- the LOC112735154 gene encoding uncharacterized protein isoform X2 has protein sequence MLVVECLGLVRRNASSRNLQRHRFIPEVLTYNTLINGLSKARRTGTARRILREFKEAGYEPNCITYTTVMKCCFQCRQFDEALEILHEMRSKGYTFDGYAYCTVIAALIKIGRIEEADEIVRLMQHSGIQPDLVSYNTLINLYCRQGRLDDAMKLLGEIEKEGLECDQYTHTIIINGLCKAGNFLGAKQHLIYMNSLGFGYNLVAHNCILHGLGKAGHIDHAMKWFESMEVKDSFTYTIIVHNLCRARRFLCASKIMVLCLNSGFRILRATQRAVIDGLCSIGYTNEARKLKLKLRVIRLLYD, from the exons ATGCTTGTTGTCGAGTGCCTTGGACTTGTTCGACGAAATGCTTCGAGCAG GAACTTGCAACGGCACAGATTCATTCCTGAGGTGTTGACATACAACACACTTATTAATGGACTAAGCAAGGCTCGACGAACGGGGACAGCTAGGAGGATTCTTAGGGAGTTTAAGGAAGCAGGTTATGAACCTAACTGTATTACCTACACAACGGTTATGAAGTGTTGCTTCCAGTGTAGGCAGTTTGACGAAGCGTTAGAGATCTTGCATGAGATGAGGAGTAAAGGGTACACTTTCGATGGCTATGCATACTGCACAGTGATTGCTGCGCTGATAAAGATCGGGCGGATTGAAGAGGCAGATGAAATCGTCAGGCTGATGCAGCATAGTGGTATTCAACCAGATTTAGTGTCTTATAATACATTGATAAATCTTTACTGCAGACAAGGAAGATTAGATGATGCCATGAAATTACTTGGCGAGATAGAGAAAGAAGGTCTGGAATGCGATCAATATACACACACGATTATAATTAATGGATTGTGCAAGGCAGGCAACTTTTTAGGTGCAAAACAGCATTTGATTTACATGAACTCACTGGGGTTTGGTTACAATTTGGTTGCACATAACTGTATTCTTCATGGATTGGGTAAAGCAGGTCATATTGATCACGCAATGAAATGGTTCGAATCGATGGAAGTTAAAGACTCTTTCACGTATACCATCATAGTGCACAACCTTTGTAGGGCTAGAAGGTTCCTTTGTGCCTCCAAGATCATGGTTTTGTGTCTAAATTCTGGGTTTCGGATCTTAAGGGCTACTCAGAGAGCTGTTATTGATGGTCTTTGTAGTATAGGGTATACAAATGAAGCCAGGAAACTCAAGCTTAAACTACGAGTAATTCGACTATTATATGATTAA